In Phocoena phocoena chromosome 8, mPhoPho1.1, whole genome shotgun sequence, the following are encoded in one genomic region:
- the CLNS1A gene encoding methylosome subunit pICln isoform X4, whose protein sequence is MSFLKSFPPPGSAEGLRQQQPDTEAVLNGKSFGTGTLYIAESRLSWLDGSGLGFSLEYPTISLHAVSRDLNAYPREHLYVMVNAKFGEQGQGDIPTFYTYEEGLSHLTAEGQATLERLEGMLSQSVSSQYNMAGVRTEDSVRDYEDGMEVDATPTVAGQFEDADVDH, encoded by the exons ATGAGCTTTCTCAAAAGTTTCCCGCCGCCTGGGTCGGCTGAGGGGCTCCGGCAGCAGCAGCCAGATACTGAGGCCGTGCTAAACGGGAAAAGCTTCGGCACCGGCACGCTTTATATCGCTGAGAG CCGCCTGTCTTGGTTAGATGGCTCTGGATTAGGATTCTCACTGGAATACCCCACCATTAGTTTGCATGCGGTGTCCAGGGACCTAAATGCCTATCCACGAGAGCATTTGTATGTTATGGTGAATGCCAAATTTGGAG aacaaGGGCAGGGGGACATCCCTACATTTTATACCTATGAAGAAGGATTATCCCATTTAACAGCAGAAGGCCAAGCCACACTGGAGAGATTAGAAGGAATGCTTTCTCAGTCTGTGAGCAGCCAGTATAACATGGCTGGAGTCCGGACAGAAGATTCAGTAAGAGATTATGAAG ATGGGATGGAGGTAGATGCTACACCAACAGTTGCTGGACAGTTTGAGGATGCAGATGTTGATCACTGA
- the CLNS1A gene encoding methylosome subunit pICln isoform X2: protein MSFLKSFPPPGSAEGLRQQQPDTEAVLNGKSFGTGTLYIAESRLSWLDGSGLGFSLEYPTISLHAVSRDLNAYPREHLYVMVNAKFGVEAMFTAMCECQALHPDPEDEDSDDYDGEEYDVEAHEQGQGDIPTFYTYEEGLSHLTAEGQATLERLEGMLSQSVSSQYNMAGVRTEDSVRDYEDGMEVDATPTVAGQFEDADVDH, encoded by the exons ATGAGCTTTCTCAAAAGTTTCCCGCCGCCTGGGTCGGCTGAGGGGCTCCGGCAGCAGCAGCCAGATACTGAGGCCGTGCTAAACGGGAAAAGCTTCGGCACCGGCACGCTTTATATCGCTGAGAG CCGCCTGTCTTGGTTAGATGGCTCTGGATTAGGATTCTCACTGGAATACCCCACCATTAGTTTGCATGCGGTGTCCAGGGACCTAAATGCCTATCCACGAGAGCATTTGTATGTTATGGTGAATGCCAAATTTGGAG TGGAGGCCATGTTCACTGCAATGTGTGAATGCCAGGCTTTGCATCCAGATCCTGAGGATGAAGATTCAGATGATTACGATGGAGAAGAATATGATGTGGAAGCTCATG aacaaGGGCAGGGGGACATCCCTACATTTTATACCTATGAAGAAGGATTATCCCATTTAACAGCAGAAGGCCAAGCCACACTGGAGAGATTAGAAGGAATGCTTTCTCAGTCTGTGAGCAGCCAGTATAACATGGCTGGAGTCCGGACAGAAGATTCAGTAAGAGATTATGAAG ATGGGATGGAGGTAGATGCTACACCAACAGTTGCTGGACAGTTTGAGGATGCAGATGTTGATCACTGA
- the CLNS1A gene encoding methylosome subunit pICln isoform X1 translates to MSFLKSFPPPGSAEGLRQQQPDTEAVLNGKSFGTGTLYIAESRLSWLDGSGLGFSLEYPTISLHAVSRDLNAYPREHLYVMVNAKFGEESKESVADEEEEDSDDDIEPIAEFRFVPSDRSALEAMFTAMCECQALHPDPEDEDSDDYDGEEYDVEAHEQGQGDIPTFYTYEEGLSHLTAEGQATLERLEGMLSQSVSSQYNMAGVRTEDSVRDYEDGMEVDATPTVAGQFEDADVDH, encoded by the exons ATGAGCTTTCTCAAAAGTTTCCCGCCGCCTGGGTCGGCTGAGGGGCTCCGGCAGCAGCAGCCAGATACTGAGGCCGTGCTAAACGGGAAAAGCTTCGGCACCGGCACGCTTTATATCGCTGAGAG CCGCCTGTCTTGGTTAGATGGCTCTGGATTAGGATTCTCACTGGAATACCCCACCATTAGTTTGCATGCGGTGTCCAGGGACCTAAATGCCTATCCACGAGAGCATTTGTATGTTATGGTGAATGCCAAATTTGGAG AAGAATCAAAAGAATCTGTTGCTgatgaagaagaggaagacagtGATGATGATATTGAACCTATTGCTGAATTTAGGTTTGTGCCTAGTGACAGATCAGCCT TGGAGGCCATGTTCACTGCAATGTGTGAATGCCAGGCTTTGCATCCAGATCCTGAGGATGAAGATTCAGATGATTACGATGGAGAAGAATATGATGTGGAAGCTCATG aacaaGGGCAGGGGGACATCCCTACATTTTATACCTATGAAGAAGGATTATCCCATTTAACAGCAGAAGGCCAAGCCACACTGGAGAGATTAGAAGGAATGCTTTCTCAGTCTGTGAGCAGCCAGTATAACATGGCTGGAGTCCGGACAGAAGATTCAGTAAGAGATTATGAAG ATGGGATGGAGGTAGATGCTACACCAACAGTTGCTGGACAGTTTGAGGATGCAGATGTTGATCACTGA
- the CLNS1A gene encoding methylosome subunit pICln isoform X3: protein MSFLKSFPPPGSAEGLRQQQPDTEAVLNGKSFGTGTLYIAESRLSWLDGSGLGFSLEYPTISLHAVSRDLNAYPREHLYVMVNAKFGEESKESVADEEEEDSDDDIEPIAEFRFVPSDRSALEAMFTAMCECQALHPDPEDEDSDDYDGEEYDVEAHDGMEVDATPTVAGQFEDADVDH, encoded by the exons ATGAGCTTTCTCAAAAGTTTCCCGCCGCCTGGGTCGGCTGAGGGGCTCCGGCAGCAGCAGCCAGATACTGAGGCCGTGCTAAACGGGAAAAGCTTCGGCACCGGCACGCTTTATATCGCTGAGAG CCGCCTGTCTTGGTTAGATGGCTCTGGATTAGGATTCTCACTGGAATACCCCACCATTAGTTTGCATGCGGTGTCCAGGGACCTAAATGCCTATCCACGAGAGCATTTGTATGTTATGGTGAATGCCAAATTTGGAG AAGAATCAAAAGAATCTGTTGCTgatgaagaagaggaagacagtGATGATGATATTGAACCTATTGCTGAATTTAGGTTTGTGCCTAGTGACAGATCAGCCT TGGAGGCCATGTTCACTGCAATGTGTGAATGCCAGGCTTTGCATCCAGATCCTGAGGATGAAGATTCAGATGATTACGATGGAGAAGAATATGATGTGGAAGCTCATG ATGGGATGGAGGTAGATGCTACACCAACAGTTGCTGGACAGTTTGAGGATGCAGATGTTGATCACTGA